Within Mycobacterium botniense, the genomic segment GAGATTCTCGGTTTCGGCAAACCACCCGAGGCCAGCGCGTTGGCGGCTGCGCCCGGCGCGTTCACCTTCGGTTGGGGGCCAGTCCTGCACCAGCTTGCGCGGGGGCTGGGCGTGCGGATCGACCACATCGACGAGAAAGTGGAACGGCTCGCCGCGGACACGTCATTTGATACTCCCACCGGGCATATCGCGGCCGGGACGATTGCGGCGATGCGGTCGACGCTGACCGGATACAGTGGGGACACACCGACTTTCGTCGTCGATCATGTGACTCGTATCCACGACGACATCGCCCCACACTGGCCGCAACCGCATATTTCGATCCCGCCGCGTGACCTCGGTTATCCGGGAGCGTCTGGCCGTGGCGTGTACCGGGTGGAGATCGAGGGTTCCCCGAGTATGCGCTGTGAACTGGAGCTGGCCGACGATCACGACCATGATCTGGGTGCACGAATTGCTGGCGCCGCGCGGATGGTCAACGTGATCCCTGCGGTGTGCGCCGCCCCGCCGGGCTTGCTGTCGGCGCTGGATCTGCCGCTGATCACCGGTGCCGGCCTGGTGCGGCCGGTGCCCGGACCGTCACCGGACAGCCGGCTCTGGTCGGCGCCGGCGGGCAGTCGGCGCACCCTCGTTGACCAATCGCCGCCCGTCACCGGCAACCACGGCACAATCCGTGCTCCCAGCGGAAAGCTCCCCGATGGGTAGGCTCCCGAATTCGAGCGCACGCAGTGCGTCTCAGCCGGCTTACCCGGCTTACGCCGGCACGAGCCCGGACGATTCGGTTTAGGCTGCCCTGATGGTTACCACCCGTTGTGAACGGACCTTCGCCGGTGTGGGCGGTGTGCGCATTGTCTACGACATCTGGACACCGCACACCACCCCGAAAGCGGTGATCGTCCTCGCGCACGGTCTCGGTGAGCATGCCGGCCGCTACCACCACGTCGCGCGGCGTTTCGGCGAGAGCGGGCTGATGACCTACGCGCTCGATCACCGTGGACACGGCCGCTCAGACGGCAAGCGGGTGCTGCTGAAAGATATGTCGGAGTATCTCAACGATTTTCACGCCTTGGTCGGCATCGCCGGTCAAGAACACCCCGGTGTGGCCCGTATCGTGCTCGGACACAGCATGGGTGGTGGAATCGTCTTCGCCTGGGGTGTCGAACACCCCGACGACTACGACTTGATGGTGCTGTCTGGACCCGCAGTCGCGGCGCAGCAGTCTGTGTCACCGCTGCTGGTGGTTCTCGCCAAGATCCTGGGTGCAGTCGCGCCCGGCCTGCCGCTGCAGAAACTCGACGTCGCCGCGATATCACGCGACCCCGCGGTGGTCGCCGCCTACACCAACGATCCGCTGGTATACCACGGAAAGGTTCCCGCCGGTATCGCCCGTGGTTTGCTACAGGTCGGCGAGACCATGCCGCGGCGAGCGCCGGCGCTCACCGCGCCGCTGCTGGTGGTGCACGGCTCAGAAGACCGGCTGATCCCGGTGGACGGCAGCCGCCGCCTGGTGGAATGCGTCGGCTCGTCTGATGTCGAGCTGACCATCTACCCGGGGCTTTATCACGAAGTCTTCAACGAGCCGGAGCGCTACCAGGTGCTCGACGATGTCGTCGCCTGGATTTCGGCACGAATTTGAGCGACTGCCGACTCGGCGCACCCGGATCTGTCCGACGGGTCGCTTAGGTTAGTGCCATGACCGACGACAAGATCCTCGCCCGAATCGCCGCTTTACTGCGCCAGGCCGAAGGCACTGACAATCCCCATGAGGCTGAAGCATTCATGGCAGCGGCCCAGCGCCTGGCCACGGCGGCATCGATCGACTTGGCGGTGGCCCGGTCGCATGGGGCCGCCCGCTCGGCCGCGCGGACTCCGATCCAGCGCACCATCACCATCGGCCCCGCGGGCACGAAAGGACTGCGAACCTATGTGCAGCTTTTCGTGTTGATCGCCGCGGCCAACGACGTGCGCTGTGATGTGGCGGCGAACTCGACGTTCGTCTACGCCTACGGGTTCGTCGAGGACATCGACGTCACCCATGCCCTCTATGCCAGCCTCGTGGTGCAGATGGTACGTGCGTGTGACGCCTACCTCGCCTCGGGTGCGCACCGCCCAACGCCGACGATCACCGCCCGGTTGAACTTCCAGCTGGCGTTCGGAGCGCGGGTCGGTCAGCGGCTGGCCGAGGCCCGTGAGCAGGCCCGGCGGGAAGTGACCCGTGATCACAACCGGGCACCGGGTACTGCGGTTGCTTTGCGGGACAAGGAAATCGAGCTGTACGACTTCTACCGCAGGATGACGAAGGCGCGCGGCACCTGGCAGGCCAGCCGGGCTGCCGCCGGGTATTCGGCGGCCGCACGCCGCGCGGGTGACCGCGCCGGCAGACGGGCGCGGCTGGGGACCAGCCCGGAACTGCCGTCGGCGCGGGCAGCGTTGGGCCGATGAGCGCGCAGGGTTCGGCGGTGCGTGACGCGCAACGCTCGAAGGTCTACGCGGCTGAAGAGTTCGTGCGGACCTTATTCGACCGCGCCGCTGAGCATGGATTACCGGTTGTCGAGTTCTTCGGCTCACAGCTGACGCTGCCTCCAGAGGCGCGGTTCGGTTCGATTGCCGCGGTGCAGCGCTATGTCGATGCCGTGCTGGCGCTGCCGGCGGTGCGACGGCACTGGCCCGCGGTGTCTTCACTGACGGTGCGAGCACGACAGGCTGCTACCGCCGCTCATTACGAAAACCGGGACGGCGCAGCCGTTATCGCAGTGCCGGATCGTCACGCAGCCGACTGGGCGATGCGTGAGTTGGTGGTGCTGCATGAAATGGCGCATCACCTGTGCAGCGCCCAGCCACCACACGGTCCGGAGTTCGTCGCGACGATGTGCACACTGACCGAGCTGGTGATGGGCCCCGAATCGGGGCACGTACTGCGGGTTGTGTACGCCGAAGAGGGCGTGCGATTAGCGTTGAGCAGGTGAGCAATCGCGCCGCACTGCGGTACGACACAGACGCCGATGCCCGCGCGCGCGAGATCGAAACGCAGATGACCGACGACGAGCGATTCTCGTTGCTGGTCAGCGTGATGGGCGCTAGCGAGATGCTGCCGGTGCGAGACGAGCGCATCCCTGCGGACGTTCCGATGAGCGCCGGGTACGTACCAGGCGTTGCGCGCCTAGGAGTGCCCGCGCTGCTGATGAGCGACGCCGGCCTGGGTGTGACCAACCCGGGTTATCGGCCGGGTGACACCGCCACCGCGCTCCCGGCCGGGCTGGCGCTGGCCGCCACCTTCGACCCTGCGCTGGCGCGCGCGGCCGGTGAGGTGGTCGGAACCGAGGCACGCAGCCGCGGGTTTAATGTGCTACTGGCGGGCGGGATCAACTTGGCACGCGATCCACGCAACGGCCGCAACTTCGAATACCTCTCCGAGGATCCGCTGTTGAGTGCCACGATGGCGGCAGCGTCGATCAACGGAATACAGCAGCAACAGGTCATCTCGACAATCAAGCACTACAGCCTGAACTGTAACGAAACTAATCGCCACTGGCTCGATGCCGTCATCGACCCGGATGCACACCGCGAATCTGACCTGCTGGCATTTCAGATCGCCATCGAACGCTCCCAGCCCGGTGCCGTCATGACGGCCTACAACAAGGTCAATGGAGAGTACGCGGGCGGAAACGACGCCCTGATCAACACTGTGCTCAAAGGCGCTTGGGGATATCGAGGTTGGGTGATGTCCGACTGGGGCGCCACGCGCAGCTGGGAATACGCCCTGAAGGGTCTCGACCAGGAATCGGGCGCGCAGATCGACGCCCTGCTATGGCAGGGCGAGGCGTTCAGCGGGCCCCTGCGGGCCGCCTACGCCGACGGCAGGCTTTCTCGCGAGCGGCTGTCGGACATGGTGCGGCGGATACTGCGCTCGATGTTCGCTGTCGGAATCGACCGGTGGGGGGCGGCGCCAGCGCTGGATATGTCTGCGCATCACCGGATTGCGTTACAGATAGCCCGGCAGGGGATAGTGCTGCTGAAGAATGACGGCGTGCTGCCGCTGGGCACTGAATCGGAAGCGCACGTGGCTGTTATCGGCGGCTACGCCCAACTTGGCGTGGTCGCGGGTTGCGGCTCCAGCACGGTCGTTCCGCCGGGCGGCTACGCCGACGTCCTCCCGATCGGCGAGCCCGGCCCGCTCAGCGGTTTCCGCAGTCTGTACCTGTTGCCCTCGCCGCCGCTCACCGAACTGAGACAGCACCTTCCCCATGCCCGTATCGAGTTCGACCCGGGTCTCAGCCCGGCGGAGGCGGTGCTCGCGGCGCGCCGCGCCGACATCGCCATCGTGTTCGTGATCCGCGTCGAAGGGGAGGGTTTCGACAACGCTGACCTCTCGCTGCCCTGGGGTCAGGACTCGGTGATCGCCGCTGTTGCCGCGGCCAACCCGAACACCGTGGTGGTGCTCGAGACCGGCAATCCGGTCGCCATGCCCTGGCGTGATTCGGCCAACGCGATCGTCCAGGCATGGTATCCGGGGCAGGCCGGTGGCCAGGCGATCGCCGAGGTTCTCACCGGCACCGTCAATCCCTCGGGTCGGCTGCCGATCACCTTTCCGGTCGACCTCCGTCAAACACCGCGCCCGGGGCTTCCGGGCCTGGGCGCGCCGTGGGGGACACCGACCACGATCTGCTACCGCGAAGGGGCCGACGTCGGCTACCGGTGGTTCGCCAGGCAGGGGCACGTCCCGATGTTCGCGTTCGGGCACGGGTTGTGCTACACCAGCTTCGAGCACCGCGATCTGGTGGTCAGCGCCGGTGACACCGTCACCGCCAGCTGCACCGTAATGAACACCGGCGACCGGGCGGGTGCTGACGTGCCGCAGCTGTACCTCACCGCTGCTCCCAGTGAAAAGCGGCTGCGGTTACTCGGATTCGAGCGAGTCGAACTCGAGCCGGGGGAATCTCGGCGGGTGACCATCGAGGCGGAGCCGCGCCTGCTAGCCCGATATGACGGTGGCGCCGGGGGCTGGCGGCTTGAGCCCGGCACCTACTCGATAGCGCTGGCCACGTCGGCGACGGCTCCGCAACTGGTGGCCGAGGTGCAACTGGGTGGCCGGTTTCTCGGGCGGTGAACAGTCTGCCCGCTGCCCGATGTCGACTCGTTACGCGACGGGCACCATTTCGTCGCCACAGGTGCACCGATACGGGGCGCCGGCCTCAGGGCAGTGACATTCGGCCTCGATGCGCACCCGGCATCCGCAGCCCTCGTGCGCACAGGTCAGCAAGGTCCCGGTCTCATAGGTTGTCATTGACTGCACCCTCGTTCGTGTCGGGGACCCCGAGGGGTCCGATGTTCTTGCGGGTTGCCCATGACCCGGACAACCGTGGCGAAGCATATACCCCGTACGGGTATATAGTAAACCCTCGAGCAGCGCGGGCCACCGGCCTACCCGGGGAGCAGCCTGATAGAGCAGGCCGACTAGCGTTGGCCCTATGGGTGAGCAGCCGACTGCGCAAGAGGTCGATGCCTATCTGGACAGCCTCGTGGTGGGAGACGATCCGGCGTTATCCGCGACGTTAAAAGCCAGTGACGCGGCGGGATTACCACGTATCGCGGTGTCGACACAGCAAGGCAAATTCCTGTGTGTGCTCGCGAACGCCATCCGGGCACGCCGTGTACTGGAGATTGGCACACTCGGCGGCTTCAGCACGTTGTGGCTGGCGCGCGGGACCGGGCCCGAGGGGCGGGTGGTGACACTGGAATACCAGCCGAGGTACGCGGAGGTCGCGCGGGAGAACCTCAACCGCGCCGGCGTCGGAGAGCGAGTCCAGGTGGTGGTCGGTGCCGCGTTGGACACGCTGCCCACCCTGACCGGCGGCCCTTTCGACCTGGTGTTCATCGATGCCGACAAGGAAAACTACGGCGCCTATCTGGAATGGGCTGTGCGGTTGGCGCATACGGGCTCAGTTATTGTGGTTGACAACGTCATTCGTGAAGGGGAGATTTTGGCGCCTGCTCCGGACAACCGTGAGGCGCAGGCGACGCGCCAGACGCTGCAGCTGATGGGCGAACATCCGCGGCTGGACACCGCCGTGATCCAAACCGTCGGCGCCAAGAGGTGGGACGGATTCGCGATTGCCGTGGTGAAGTAGTCACTGCCGACCACGGTGTAGCAGTTACCGCATTCCCTGCGCAGAGCCTGACAGGCATTTGCGCCCGGATGCCGAGACCGCCGGCTTCGCGAACCATGGGCGTCGTCCGATTACGTTGCTGACAGTTGCTGGCCGAGCGTAATGTTGGAGGCGATGGATGGGTGGCGGTGAGCCCAAACCGCTTGCTGCATAACAGAAAGGTTGCAAAATGAGTACAGTTCATCCATCAATCGAACAACACCCTGATTTGTTGGCTCTGCGTGCCCGCTACGAGCGTGCTGCGGAGTCGATGACCGCGCAGACCACCTTCGGCCTCACGTTGCTGGCGGCGGTCTACGCGGCCCTGTCGCCGTGGATCGTCGGGTTCAGTACGACGAGAGCGCTGACCGTCAACGACCTCGTCGTGGGCCTCGTGTGTGCGGTGCTGGCCTATGGGTTCGCGGCGGCACTGGACCGTACGCACGGCATGACCTGGACGCTTCCGGTCTTCGGTGTATGGTTCGCCGTTTCGCCGTGGATCCTGCACCACGTGTCGCCGCACGGCGGCATGATCTGGTCGAATGTGATCGCCGGTGCGGTGTTGACGTTCCTGGGTTTGAACGCGGTGTACTTCGGTATGCGCGCGCGTAGCCCGGAAGCGCAGCACGCCTGACACGGCGGCTCCGACCTACCCCTCCCTGCTGGGTGACTCCCAGCCGGGAGGGGTGCGCTGATGTCGTGATTGCCCCGGCGGTGCTACGTGCTACATACATACCGCACCCGTGGCCGCCGAGCCCACGAGCTTGGTGTACTTGGCCAAGACACCCGTGGTATAGCGTGGCGGCAGTGGTGCGAATCCTGCTCGGCGGGAGCTGAACTCGTCGGGATCCACTAACACGTCGAGGGTGCTGTTGGCTACGTCCAGCCGGACCCGGTCACCGTCACGGAGCAGTGCGATCGGTCCCCCGTCAACCGCCTCCGGAGCGATGTGGCCGACGCAGAAGCCGGTGGTTCCGCCGGAGAATCTGCCGTCTGTCAGCAGCAGCACATCCTTGCCCAAGCCCGCCCCTTTGATCGCGCCGGTGATGGCGAGCATTTCCCGCATTCCCGGGCCGCCCTTGGGGCCTTC encodes:
- a CDS encoding alpha/beta hydrolase translates to MVTTRCERTFAGVGGVRIVYDIWTPHTTPKAVIVLAHGLGEHAGRYHHVARRFGESGLMTYALDHRGHGRSDGKRVLLKDMSEYLNDFHALVGIAGQEHPGVARIVLGHSMGGGIVFAWGVEHPDDYDLMVLSGPAVAAQQSVSPLLVVLAKILGAVAPGLPLQKLDVAAISRDPAVVAAYTNDPLVYHGKVPAGIARGLLQVGETMPRRAPALTAPLLVVHGSEDRLIPVDGSRRLVECVGSSDVELTIYPGLYHEVFNEPERYQVLDDVVAWISARI
- a CDS encoding DUF2786 domain-containing protein, which translates into the protein MTDDKILARIAALLRQAEGTDNPHEAEAFMAAAQRLATAASIDLAVARSHGAARSAARTPIQRTITIGPAGTKGLRTYVQLFVLIAAANDVRCDVAANSTFVYAYGFVEDIDVTHALYASLVVQMVRACDAYLASGAHRPTPTITARLNFQLAFGARVGQRLAEAREQARREVTRDHNRAPGTAVALRDKEIELYDFYRRMTKARGTWQASRAAAGYSAAARRAGDRAGRRARLGTSPELPSARAALGR
- a CDS encoding TIGR04338 family metallohydrolase; amino-acid sequence: MSAQGSAVRDAQRSKVYAAEEFVRTLFDRAAEHGLPVVEFFGSQLTLPPEARFGSIAAVQRYVDAVLALPAVRRHWPAVSSLTVRARQAATAAHYENRDGAAVIAVPDRHAADWAMRELVVLHEMAHHLCSAQPPHGPEFVATMCTLTELVMGPESGHVLRVVYAEEGVRLALSR
- a CDS encoding beta-glucosidase, which codes for MTDDERFSLLVSVMGASEMLPVRDERIPADVPMSAGYVPGVARLGVPALLMSDAGLGVTNPGYRPGDTATALPAGLALAATFDPALARAAGEVVGTEARSRGFNVLLAGGINLARDPRNGRNFEYLSEDPLLSATMAAASINGIQQQQVISTIKHYSLNCNETNRHWLDAVIDPDAHRESDLLAFQIAIERSQPGAVMTAYNKVNGEYAGGNDALINTVLKGAWGYRGWVMSDWGATRSWEYALKGLDQESGAQIDALLWQGEAFSGPLRAAYADGRLSRERLSDMVRRILRSMFAVGIDRWGAAPALDMSAHHRIALQIARQGIVLLKNDGVLPLGTESEAHVAVIGGYAQLGVVAGCGSSTVVPPGGYADVLPIGEPGPLSGFRSLYLLPSPPLTELRQHLPHARIEFDPGLSPAEAVLAARRADIAIVFVIRVEGEGFDNADLSLPWGQDSVIAAVAAANPNTVVVLETGNPVAMPWRDSANAIVQAWYPGQAGGQAIAEVLTGTVNPSGRLPITFPVDLRQTPRPGLPGLGAPWGTPTTICYREGADVGYRWFARQGHVPMFAFGHGLCYTSFEHRDLVVSAGDTVTASCTVMNTGDRAGADVPQLYLTAAPSEKRLRLLGFERVELEPGESRRVTIEAEPRLLARYDGGAGGWRLEPGTYSIALATSATAPQLVAEVQLGGRFLGR
- a CDS encoding metallothionein; this encodes MTTYETGTLLTCAHEGCGCRVRIEAECHCPEAGAPYRCTCGDEMVPVA
- a CDS encoding O-methyltransferase, whose translation is MGEQPTAQEVDAYLDSLVVGDDPALSATLKASDAAGLPRIAVSTQQGKFLCVLANAIRARRVLEIGTLGGFSTLWLARGTGPEGRVVTLEYQPRYAEVARENLNRAGVGERVQVVVGAALDTLPTLTGGPFDLVFIDADKENYGAYLEWAVRLAHTGSVIVVDNVIREGEILAPAPDNREAQATRQTLQLMGEHPRLDTAVIQTVGAKRWDGFAIAVVK
- a CDS encoding SPW repeat protein is translated as MSTVHPSIEQHPDLLALRARYERAAESMTAQTTFGLTLLAAVYAALSPWIVGFSTTRALTVNDLVVGLVCAVLAYGFAAALDRTHGMTWTLPVFGVWFAVSPWILHHVSPHGGMIWSNVIAGAVLTFLGLNAVYFGMRARSPEAQHA